A single region of the bacterium genome encodes:
- a CDS encoding FAD-dependent oxidoreductase has translation MVYDLIIIGGGPAGITAGIYGARKVLKTLLLTKDFVGQIGRTDSIENYPGFLEIGGIDLSKKFREHLKKFSIEIKEGSEVKSLSKPDRVFKVETTKGEAFEAKTVVVASGRNPRPLKVPGEQRLEGRGVSFCGTCDAPFFKGKTVAVVGGGNAALETVLDLLPFATEIYVLEISSRLAADEINQQRVGESGKAEIILRAQVLEIKGENAVEKLVYRDLTNNQEKELTAQGVFIEIGSLPATDFLKDLVDFNKAGEIAIDPLTCATKTPGLFAAGDVTDIKYKQIVVAAGEGAKAALSAYNYLQNP, from the coding sequence ATGGTTTACGATTTGATTATTATCGGCGGGGGGCCGGCTGGGATCACGGCCGGGATTTATGGAGCAAGAAAGGTGTTAAAAACTTTGTTATTGACCAAGGATTTTGTCGGCCAGATCGGCAGGACAGATTCCATTGAGAACTATCCGGGGTTTTTGGAAATCGGCGGCATTGACCTGTCAAAAAAATTCAGGGAACACCTGAAAAAGTTTTCTATTGAAATTAAAGAGGGAAGCGAAGTTAAATCGCTTTCAAAACCCGACCGCGTTTTTAAAGTAGAAACAACCAAGGGAGAAGCTTTTGAAGCCAAGACTGTGGTTGTCGCTTCTGGGAGAAATCCGAGGCCCTTGAAGGTACCCGGAGAGCAGAGGCTTGAAGGGAGAGGAGTGTCTTTTTGCGGCACTTGCGACGCCCCGTTTTTTAAGGGAAAAACCGTGGCAGTTGTCGGCGGGGGCAACGCGGCCCTGGAAACGGTTTTGGACCTTTTGCCTTTTGCCACAGAAATCTATGTCTTAGAAATCAGCTCTCGTTTGGCTGCCGACGAAATCAACCAGCAAAGAGTCGGGGAATCAGGAAAAGCGGAAATCATTTTGAGAGCGCAAGTTCTTGAAATCAAAGGGGAGAATGCGGTAGAAAAGCTGGTTTACCGCGACTTAACCAATAATCAAGAGAAGGAGCTGACGGCGCAGGGGGTTTTCATTGAAATCGGCTCTTTGCCTGCCACGGATTTTCTAAAAGATCTGGTTGACTTTAACAAGGCGGGCGAGATTGCTATTGATCCTTTGACTTGCGCGACAAAAACACCCGGGCTTTTTGCCGCCGGCGACGTCACCGATATCAAGTATAAACAGATAGTGGTCGCGGCCGGCGAAGGGGCCAAAGCCGCTCTTTCCGCCTATAATTATCTTCAGAATCCATAA
- a CDS encoding serine hydrolase, producing MKGLNFFTIGLGFSLIFTLIVNGAESELEVFLMNNVYFPQTVFLAQAPGDILAKKTSFDPGIEAKSALVVKIDDNGRQTVLFDKNSGQKLQIASLTKLMTALVSLETQPLSEKIEITPEIVSQEGESSLKIGEKIAVKELMKMAIVESSNDAADALAEIYGRENFVNLMNFKAKEIGLRSTNFSTPTGLEAYNNFSTARDVANLTIFILKKYPLILNISAQASIIILSENEEVHHRAFNTNELLTSFEEIADLEIVGGKTGYTDESGGCIILVLRDGDNYFVNVILGAGSRETRFSEMKKLIEAFN from the coding sequence ATGAAAGGACTTAATTTTTTTACAATCGGTTTGGGTTTCAGCCTGATTTTCACTCTTATTGTCAACGGCGCCGAAAGCGAGTTGGAAGTTTTTTTAATGAATAACGTTTATTTCCCCCAGACTGTTTTCCTGGCCCAGGCGCCAGGAGACATACTTGCGAAAAAAACTTCTTTTGATCCTGGCATTGAAGCTAAAAGCGCCCTGGTCGTCAAGATTGACGATAACGGCCGGCAAACGGTTCTTTTTGACAAGAATTCCGGCCAGAAGCTGCAGATCGCTTCTTTGACCAAATTAATGACAGCTCTCGTTTCTTTGGAAACCCAGCCGCTTTCAGAAAAGATCGAGATCACTCCGGAGATAGTTTCCCAGGAAGGTGAAAGCAGTTTGAAAATAGGGGAGAAGATTGCCGTCAAAGAGCTCATGAAAATGGCCATAGTTGAGTCGAGCAACGATGCTGCCGACGCCTTGGCCGAAATTTACGGCCGGGAGAACTTTGTCAATTTGATGAATTTCAAGGCAAAAGAAATAGGATTGAGATCAACCAATTTTTCGACCCCGACCGGCCTCGAAGCCTACAATAATTTTTCTACGGCAAGGGACGTCGCCAATCTGACAATTTTCATCTTAAAAAAATACCCCCTGATTTTGAATATTTCCGCCCAGGCCTCAATTATCATTTTGAGCGAGAATGAAGAGGTTCACCATCGGGCTTTCAATACCAACGAGTTGCTGACGTCGTTTGAGGAAATCGCAGATCTTGAGATTGTCGGCGGCAAGACCGGCTATACCGATGAATCCGGAGGCTGTATTATTCTGGTTTTGAGGGACGGCGACAATTATTTTGTCAACGTCATTCTCGGAGCCGGTTCCAGGGAAACTCGCTTTTCTGAAATGAAAAAGTTAATCGAGGCTTTCAACTGA
- the aspS gene encoding aspartate--tRNA(Asn) ligase yields MQRTLISETINSIGQKVKVAGWIQVKRDHGKMVFCDLWDRSGVLQIVGGENLSSLKPQDVVEVTGIVRERPAKDVNEKIPTGKIELGVEEAIMLSKAADLPFDMGQESLNVDLPNLLDWRALSLRHPKVKAIFKVQETIIQAFREVLKQDGFTEIQAPTIVPTVTEGGAEVFKVKYFDKDAFLGQSPQLYKQIMVGAFERVFTLAHAYRAEPSVTTRHLTEYLSLDAEMGFVDSFAEIMEEVERVVRHIFQKLNKERSEELKLFGASMPQLPAKIPCLKMREAQQIIFERTGRDNRREPDLEPEDEKEICRYALEKYGSELIFITHYPTKKRPFYTYPDPKDPEYTCSFDLLGRGLEWVTGGQRINDHQTLLENTKKWGNDPADFELYLQAFKFGMPPEGGFALGAERITMQVLGLNNIREAALFPRDMERIDQRLSVLRKAKK; encoded by the coding sequence ATGCAAAGAACTCTTATTTCGGAAACGATTAACAGTATCGGCCAAAAAGTGAAAGTGGCAGGCTGGATCCAGGTTAAAAGAGACCATGGCAAAATGGTGTTTTGCGATTTATGGGATAGGAGCGGCGTTCTCCAGATCGTGGGAGGAGAAAACCTTTCCTCTTTAAAGCCGCAAGACGTGGTTGAAGTAACGGGCATAGTCAGAGAGCGTCCGGCAAAAGACGTTAACGAAAAAATCCCCACCGGTAAGATTGAGCTTGGCGTCGAAGAAGCAATAATGCTTTCTAAGGCGGCTGATCTCCCTTTTGACATGGGGCAGGAGAGTTTAAACGTTGATTTGCCGAACCTTCTTGACTGGCGGGCCTTGAGTTTGCGCCATCCGAAAGTCAAAGCGATTTTTAAGGTTCAAGAAACGATTATTCAGGCCTTTCGCGAGGTTTTAAAACAAGACGGTTTTACCGAGATTCAGGCGCCGACGATTGTGCCGACTGTCACCGAGGGGGGAGCCGAAGTCTTTAAAGTCAAGTATTTCGACAAAGACGCTTTTTTGGGCCAGTCACCGCAATTGTACAAACAAATTATGGTCGGCGCATTTGAAAGAGTCTTTACTTTAGCCCATGCTTATCGGGCCGAGCCGTCGGTAACCACGCGCCACTTGACCGAGTATCTAAGTTTAGACGCGGAAATGGGCTTTGTCGACTCGTTCGCAGAGATTATGGAGGAAGTGGAAAGGGTGGTAAGGCATATTTTTCAAAAACTGAATAAAGAAAGAAGCGAGGAATTAAAACTTTTTGGGGCGTCAATGCCGCAGCTACCAGCCAAAATCCCTTGCTTGAAAATGCGCGAGGCCCAGCAAATTATTTTTGAAAGAACCGGTCGCGACAACCGTCGAGAGCCGGACTTAGAGCCAGAAGATGAAAAAGAAATCTGCCGCTATGCCCTTGAAAAATACGGCTCAGAGCTGATTTTTATCACCCATTACCCGACTAAAAAGAGGCCGTTTTACACCTACCCTGACCCAAAAGACCCGGAATACACCTGCAGTTTTGATCTTTTGGGCCGGGGCCTGGAGTGGGTGACTGGCGGGCAAAGAATCAATGATCATCAGACGCTTTTAGAGAACACTAAAAAGTGGGGCAATGATCCCGCAGATTTTGAGCTTTATTTGCAGGCCTTTAAATTCGGCATGCCGCCTGAGGGCGGATTCGCCCTAGGGGCCGAAAGGATTACTATGCAGGTTTTGGGCCTGAATAATATTCGGGAAGCGGCGCTTTTCCCGCGCGACATGGAAAGAATTGACCAAAGGTTATCGGTTTTAAGAAAAGCAAAAAAATGA
- a CDS encoding CRISPR-associated protein Csx3 translates to MATNKFVVAGPPHSGKSVFLAGLCENLPRDSRYLFRACPDGEGTWLQNHYDRPDVVALRRKGQFIKEMVDWYSRSLADCVMAPIILVDIGGRPSEENRRILSEGQVNYGIILAGDLERVPEWETFLESCGVTVIAVVRSDYTGEADSIQRHLPRLEGSVHFLERGDVTVSTRPVIQAVAELILGLVASPSEKKEEKMATIVISALAAEIGKVEVERTLPNGVVVRQIVWEGSDLPAIAGLLHNQSAEMADPVDIDGAAPAWLTAALAHECHPRSVRLNSPDGFIAVGCRRPKGEGAGCGWTRIEIGTAGDGRKLIKVEFQLDPSIPLAPAALGTITPPEVEMADVVVLSGRGPNWLTASIAMAYHGRAAAVACWQPGTGATIAWTHVQDVPLGHVFHI, encoded by the coding sequence ATGGCCACCAATAAGTTCGTTGTCGCCGGCCCTCCCCATAGCGGCAAGTCCGTTTTCTTGGCGGGTTTATGTGAGAACCTTCCAAGGGACTCCCGCTACCTGTTCCGGGCTTGCCCGGACGGAGAGGGAACCTGGCTCCAAAACCACTACGATCGCCCCGACGTGGTGGCTCTGCGCCGCAAGGGGCAGTTCATCAAGGAGATGGTGGATTGGTACAGTCGGTCTTTGGCCGATTGTGTCATGGCCCCCATTATTCTGGTGGACATTGGCGGCAGGCCTTCGGAGGAGAACCGCCGTATTCTTTCCGAGGGTCAAGTGAATTACGGCATCATTCTTGCCGGTGATCTCGAAAGAGTTCCCGAATGGGAAACTTTCCTTGAGAGCTGCGGAGTGACGGTCATTGCCGTCGTCCGTAGCGATTACACCGGTGAGGCGGATTCCATCCAGCGGCATTTGCCCCGGTTGGAGGGATCAGTTCACTTTTTGGAGCGGGGCGATGTCACAGTTTCGACACGGCCGGTAATTCAGGCCGTGGCGGAATTGATTCTTGGGCTGGTGGCCAGCCCATCCGAAAAGAAGGAGGAAAAAATGGCTACTATCGTTATCTCCGCCCTTGCGGCGGAAATTGGCAAGGTCGAAGTGGAGCGCACCTTGCCGAATGGCGTCGTTGTACGCCAGATCGTTTGGGAGGGCAGCGACCTCCCGGCGATCGCTGGCCTGCTCCACAACCAGTCAGCCGAAATGGCCGACCCCGTGGACATTGATGGGGCCGCTCCTGCTTGGTTGACCGCGGCACTCGCGCATGAGTGCCACCCGCGCTCGGTGCGACTAAATAGCCCAGATGGCTTCATTGCCGTGGGCTGCCGTCGGCCTAAGGGCGAGGGCGCTGGGTGCGGTTGGACTCGCATCGAGATCGGTACGGCCGGTGACGGTCGCAAGCTGATCAAGGTCGAGTTTCAGCTTGACCCCAGTATTCCGTTAGCCCCAGCCGCGCTGGGGACGATTACTCCGCCTGAAGTTGAAATGGCGGATGTGGTCGTGTTGTCGGGCCGTGGCCCGAACTGGCTGACTGCCAGTATTGCCATGGCCTATCACGGTCGCGCTGCCGCGGTTGCCTGTTGGCAGCCGGGAACCGGCGCTACCATCGCCTGGACTCACGTCCAGGACGTGCCGCTCGGGCACGTTTTCCATATCTAA